GTTCATTTGCTAAAGCTTCTTCTTGAATGTATTCATTTTCTTTGGCTCCCAAAATTGCCTTGTCGTATAGCTCGATGGCGGTAGATTTCTGTCCTAAAACTCGACATTTTTCGGCTTCTACGAGATCGACTTTATGCTGGTGATTCATGGGCGCATAATCCGCCCAATACTGTAACTTAGTTTGGTTTTCTGCCACCCGTTCTAATAGAGTTGATACTTCCGATGACGGTTGACTCAATAGTGCTAGAGCCACCAAAGAATCATAGAAATAAAACGCAGGTTCGCCAACTGTTCCCGCACCCGATATGAAATAGTTTCTGCACTCAAAGGCATGGTTATTAGCTGGCTCAACTTCCCCAAACAAAAAGCAAAGCATCAACTTATGCGAGTGGAAAATATATAATCCATTTAGATCGTTGACAGACTGCAACCGGGGGAGAAATTCTGGTTCTTGGAAAGCCGATCCAGACAAAATGGTGGGATGCTCTGCCAAACCTAGTAAATTTGAAGTCACTTGCCAATAAATCAAACAGTAATTAGCTGTTCCCAACTGCTTCAGTTGCACTAAAGCATGGTAGTAAGTGCGTGTATCTTCCGCCAAGTTAGCAAGGGGTTGACCGCACCAAAAAGAAATCCAACAGAAATTGTGAACCGCATATCCAGCGTATTCCGGGTTTCCAACTTCTAGCCCCAGGGTATAACTCTCACTCAAGAGGGGTAACATTTCTTTGAGGTGAGATTTGCGGTGGAGGATATAACTTCCCAGCAGGAAAAATACTTCCAGTTTAGTTGCTTTATCATCGAACTTTGCCGCCACATTCAATGCCAAATTTCCAAACTGTGCAGCTAAATCTATATTCTGCATATTACATAGAACTAAACTGTAACAAGTATAGTTAGTAGCAGAAACAGATATATTGCCGTGCCGCAGGAATAATTTGACTAACAAGGTAGCTAGTAATGGATACATAAGAGATCCACTGGTGTAAGCTGCTGCCATGATGCTGCTGGCAATCTGGGTAATGGCGATTTTATTTGCATCTGTCATCACAGGGAGGTTGACAAAATCTGCAATTTCTCTGTCACCAATCAATTCGCTAATTTCTTGGATTGACTGTTGAATATCTGCGGGTGTGGGTGATTCGGTAATGTTTGCGCCCAACTGTTGCAAGATATTGATGCCGATCGCCAGCACTTCATTGAGTTGGCGCTGGGAAGTTTTACCTTGAATCCTAATGCGGTAAACATTGACTTGTTCTAGTAAAGAATGTGCTTGTTCGGTGACAAGATCGATCGACTTTTCCATCGCCTCAAAGTCACCGCATAGCATGGCGACTTCCGCCGCTAATTCATGAAAAGCGAGGCTCATTTCATACTGCTGTTGCCAAGCATTTTCTCCTAACAAAGATAGTCCCACTGCGGCATATTCACGCGCTGCTTGATAGGCGGTGGCAGTTCTGGCTTTGCGACAGGCGGTGAGGTTAAGTCGTGCTAGTTCATTTCGTTGTGTTTGTTCGCTAATTAAAGAAGTTCCATAATTTAATTGATTGACTATTTCAAAAATCCGCTCTTCTCTGGCATCTGGAGAAACTTGTTGCAGGAGTAGTTGACCAATTTGGTAATGAGTTGCCTGTTTTTGGCGATCGGGAATCAGAGCATAAGCGGCTTGCTGTACTCGATCGTGTAAGAATTTATAAGTAACAGTTTCCTGATTTTCTGATGTAGTTTTTGTGGTTTCTTGGCAGACATAAAACTTATAAAAATCGCCGATCGGTACGATAAATCCTTCTTGTAATGCTTTCCATAAACAGGCTGCTGTTTCGATTTGAGATTGTTCTGAAACAATTGCCAAAGTTGCTAAATCAAAAGAGTTACCAATGCAAGCTGCTAGCTGCAAAATCTGTTGAGTTGATGGCTGGAGTTTGCGTAATTGAGAACTCATAAAAGCTACAACATCATCTGTCACTGCTTGAGTTCTTACTTGCGCGATGTCGCATTGCCAGCAGCCTAACTCAAAATCAAATTGAATCAGTTCATCTTGATATAACGCTTTGAGAAACTGGGTGGTAAAAAAGGGATTGCCTTGAGTTTTTTGATATATTAATCTAGAAAGATTACCAGCTAAATCTTCTGAAGTTTTGAGCGTGTCAGCAATTAATTTATTTACTTGGACTTGATTTAACGGTGCTAAAGTAATCGTATTAATTGTCGATCGCGATTTAGCAATGTCACTCAAAGTCAACATTAATGGATGACCTGGGTAGACTTCGTTATCGCGGTATGCACCAATGATGAAAAGATAACCCGTATCAGCCATTAATAGCTGCATTAAGTTCAGAGATGCTAAATCCGCCCATTGCAAATCATCTAAAAATATCGCTAAGGGATGTTCTACTCTGGTAAAGACTTGGGTAAATTTTTGAAATAATAAGTTAAAGCGATTTTGCGCCGCCGTTCCTGATAATTCTACTACTGCGGGTTGTGGGCCAATAATGCTTTCTAATTCAGGAATTACTTCAATAATTACCTGTCCGTTTTCTCCCAAAACTTCTAAAATCTGTTGTTTCCATTGTTGAATTTGGGCATCGCTTTCGCTTAATAATTGTCCCATTAAATCTCGAAAAGCTTGTACAAAAGCACTAAAGGGAATATTGCGCTGAAATTGGTCAAATTTGCCTTTGATAAAATATCCTCGCTGTCTGACAATTGGTTTATGCACCTCGTTGACAACAGCAGTTTTTCCAATCCCAGAAAACCCAGCCACCAGCATCATTTCTGTTGCGCCTTGGCTGACTCGATCGAATGCTTGGAGGAGGATTTCTACTTCGGTTTCTCTGCCATAGAGTTTATCGGGGATGATGAAGCGATCGCACAAATCCCGTTGAGCGATCGGGAAGATTTCAATTTTACCTTTTGCCTGCAATTGTTGCCAGCATCGTTCTAGATCCCATTTCAATCCTAATGCGCTTTGATAGCGGTTTTCCGCATTTTTTGCCATCAATTTGGCTACTATTTCTGATAGGACGACAGGAATTTCTGGATTGATTTCATGCACTAATTTTGGCAGTTTGGCAATATGACAATGCACCAACTCCATTGGATCGTTGGCTAAAAATGGTAATTCTCCCGCCAGCAATTCGTAGAAAGTTACGCCCAAAGAGTAAAAATCAGTCCGGTAATCAATGCCTCGATTCATTCTGCCAGTTTGTTCCGGAGAAATATAAGCTAATGTTCCTTCCAAATGATTGGGATTTAATATAGTTTGGGTTTCTCTGGGTAGCAGTGAAGCAATACTAAAGTCGATTAATTTAACTTCTTTGGTTTGGGGATTAATCAAAATATTGCTGGGTTTGATATCTTTATGGATTACTCTCTGGCGATACAATACTTCTAAAGCATTGCAAATGGCGATCGCTATATCTAAAAACTCTTTTAGAGATTGGAAATTGACTTTTTGGACGTAATTTTTTAAAGAAATTCCCCCAAAATCTTCCATAACCAAAGCATAGCCATTTTGATACGGTTCTAAGCTATATGTTTTGACAATCGAGGAATATTGCAGATTTTTAGTAATAGTATATTGATTGCGAAATTGTACCAATTCGTTGAAATTGGGATAAAGATTTTTTAGTAGTTTGATCGCCACAGGTAATCGATCTGAAGTACGGATAGCTCTATACACTAAGGTACGACTTCCTGAATAAATATTTTCAATAATTTGATAGTTGAGAATTTGATGGTTTGTGAAGGATTTATTCATAACGATCTTTGGCAAAAAATTAATGACGAGTTTGCTAAATGAGTACAAATATCAACGAAAAACATTTATAGCGATACGCGCTGGTATGTTTACTTTCTTCAAGCGATCGGGAATGGCTCATACCTTTATATGGCAATGCAATCCGTTCCCTTTTCCCTGCGCGTAGCGCTATAACTGGTTTATCGTCCCTGAATGGGTAAGGTGATGATAAATTCCGTACCCGATCCCAGTATAGAATTGACTTGTATGGAACCGCCATGTTTTTCGACAACAATCGACTTGGAGATCGCCAACCCCAATCCCGTCCCTTTCCCCACAGCTTTGGTAGTAAATAAATGGCCAAATATTTTGGCTTTGATTGCCTCCGTCATACCTTTACCATTATCGGCAATCCGAATTTCCACCAGGTTATCTACTAAGGATGTTTGAATGGTAATTTGAT
This portion of the Aerosakkonema funiforme FACHB-1375 genome encodes:
- a CDS encoding ATP-binding sensor histidine kinase; translated protein: MNKSFTNHQILNYQIIENIYSGSRTLVYRAIRTSDRLPVAIKLLKNLYPNFNELVQFRNQYTITKNLQYSSIVKTYSLEPYQNGYALVMEDFGGISLKNYVQKVNFQSLKEFLDIAIAICNALEVLYRQRVIHKDIKPSNILINPQTKEVKLIDFSIASLLPRETQTILNPNHLEGTLAYISPEQTGRMNRGIDYRTDFYSLGVTFYELLAGELPFLANDPMELVHCHIAKLPKLVHEINPEIPVVLSEIVAKLMAKNAENRYQSALGLKWDLERCWQQLQAKGKIEIFPIAQRDLCDRFIIPDKLYGRETEVEILLQAFDRVSQGATEMMLVAGFSGIGKTAVVNEVHKPIVRQRGYFIKGKFDQFQRNIPFSAFVQAFRDLMGQLLSESDAQIQQWKQQILEVLGENGQVIIEVIPELESIIGPQPAVVELSGTAAQNRFNLLFQKFTQVFTRVEHPLAIFLDDLQWADLASLNLMQLLMADTGYLFIIGAYRDNEVYPGHPLMLTLSDIAKSRSTINTITLAPLNQVQVNKLIADTLKTSEDLAGNLSRLIYQKTQGNPFFTTQFLKALYQDELIQFDFELGCWQCDIAQVRTQAVTDDVVAFMSSQLRKLQPSTQQILQLAACIGNSFDLATLAIVSEQSQIETAACLWKALQEGFIVPIGDFYKFYVCQETTKTTSENQETVTYKFLHDRVQQAAYALIPDRQKQATHYQIGQLLLQQVSPDAREERIFEIVNQLNYGTSLISEQTQRNELARLNLTACRKARTATAYQAAREYAAVGLSLLGENAWQQQYEMSLAFHELAAEVAMLCGDFEAMEKSIDLVTEQAHSLLEQVNVYRIRIQGKTSQRQLNEVLAIGINILQQLGANITESPTPADIQQSIQEISELIGDREIADFVNLPVMTDANKIAITQIASSIMAAAYTSGSLMYPLLATLLVKLFLRHGNISVSATNYTCYSLVLCNMQNIDLAAQFGNLALNVAAKFDDKATKLEVFFLLGSYILHRKSHLKEMLPLLSESYTLGLEVGNPEYAGYAVHNFCWISFWCGQPLANLAEDTRTYYHALVQLKQLGTANYCLIYWQVTSNLLGLAEHPTILSGSAFQEPEFLPRLQSVNDLNGLYIFHSHKLMLCFLFGEVEPANNHAFECRNYFISGAGTVGEPAFYFYDSLVALALLSQPSSEVSTLLERVAENQTKLQYWADYAPMNHQHKVDLVEAEKCRVLGQKSTAIELYDKAILGAKENEYIQEEALANELAAKFYLNWDKEKIAQIYMQEAYYCYARWGAKAKVADLEKRYPQLLAPILQQTRSTISTHETIFALRNVTYTRSTTSSSSASVALDLATILKASQTISSEIELEKLLSSLLRIVIENAGADKCVLMLRRDDSLRDSKGERLLIKGSITQGTNPVVLQRIPIEDSQDIPLKLIYKVKRSKQTVVLLDATVEPILANDPYIIHQQPKSILCSPILHQGKLMGILYLENNLATGAFTSDRVEILNLLCTQAAISLENARLYQKSQQALQDLQQAQLQIVQSEKMSALGNLVAGVAHEMNNPLGFISASLQEAKPTFAEMIEHLKLYQESFPDRTDKIKAHAEEIDLEYNLEDLPKMLDSMSIACDRLKNISTSLRTFSRADRDYKVPFNIHEGIDSTLLILKHRLKANDLRPAIEVITNYGNLPLIECFPGQLNQVFMNIIANAIDALEESNLRRSFQKIQANLNRITIRTEIKDNESVMISIADNGIGMTEEVKYHIFDHLFTTKTVGKGTGLGLAIAKSIVESTHNGKLSCNSVLGQGTEFLIEIPAS